The Micromonospora sp. NBC_00421 genome contains a region encoding:
- a CDS encoding Fur family transcriptional regulator → MLRSRGLRLTAQRQLVLQAVLDLGHATPEQVHTAVREVAAGVNITTIYRTLELLERLGLVTHTHLSHGSPTYHAAGEHQHIHLVCRECGAIDEIDPESMRPLAERLATERGFRVDIGHVALFGVCGNCEDGEPT, encoded by the coding sequence ATGCTCCGCTCCCGTGGGCTGCGACTGACGGCGCAGCGGCAACTGGTCCTCCAGGCCGTGCTCGACCTGGGGCACGCCACACCGGAGCAGGTGCACACCGCCGTCCGGGAGGTGGCCGCCGGGGTCAACATCACCACCATCTACCGGACGCTGGAGCTGCTGGAACGGCTCGGTCTGGTGACCCACACCCACCTGTCGCACGGCTCGCCGACCTATCACGCGGCGGGTGAGCACCAGCACATCCACCTGGTCTGCCGGGAGTGCGGCGCGATCGACGAGATCGACCCGGAGTCGATGCGCCCGCTTGCCGAGCGGCTCGCCACCGAGCGGGGCTTCCGGGTGGACATCGGGCACGTGGCGCTCTTCGGCGTCTGCGGCAACTGTGAGGACGGGGAACCGACATGA
- a CDS encoding 3-keto-5-aminohexanoate cleavage protein has translation MTTGTLITVAPTGAESAKSQVPALPVTLDELLLTAKECEALGASVIHVHIRDDQARPTLDQGRLRETVAALREGTDLIVQLSSGGAVTDPAADRLAVLDAAPDMASCTMGTVNFGDDVFLNRWEFIVDLHTRMQERGILPEYEIFDLGHLAALQRLLDRYGLPHGGHVHVDFVMGVPGGMPGTTATLVAAQQLLRDLPAGTTFSATGVGRSTIPVLLAALSTGGHLRVGMEDTVTYAKGRPVESNMQLVARAVGFAQLAQRPPLTTTEARRLLGR, from the coding sequence ATGACGACAGGGACGTTGATCACGGTTGCCCCGACCGGCGCGGAGTCGGCCAAATCGCAGGTGCCGGCGCTGCCGGTGACCCTCGACGAGTTGCTGCTGACCGCCAAGGAGTGCGAGGCGCTCGGCGCTTCCGTGATCCACGTCCACATCCGTGACGACCAGGCCCGGCCCACCCTCGACCAGGGCCGGCTGCGGGAGACGGTGGCGGCGCTGCGCGAGGGCACCGACCTGATCGTGCAACTCTCCTCCGGTGGTGCGGTGACCGACCCGGCGGCCGACCGGTTGGCGGTGCTGGACGCCGCGCCGGACATGGCCTCCTGCACCATGGGCACCGTCAACTTCGGCGACGACGTCTTCCTCAACCGGTGGGAGTTCATCGTCGACCTGCACACCCGGATGCAGGAGCGCGGCATCCTCCCCGAGTACGAGATCTTCGACCTCGGTCACCTCGCCGCTCTGCAGCGTCTGCTCGACCGGTACGGCCTGCCGCACGGCGGGCACGTGCACGTCGACTTCGTGATGGGGGTGCCGGGCGGCATGCCGGGCACCACCGCCACCCTGGTCGCCGCCCAGCAACTGCTGCGCGACCTGCCGGCGGGCACCACCTTCTCGGCCACCGGCGTCGGCCGCAGCACCATCCCGGTGCTGCTGGCAGCGCTCTCCACCGGCGGGCACCTCCGGGTCGGCATGGAGGACACCGTGACCTATGCCAAGGGCCGTCCGGTGGAGTCCAACATGCAGCTGGTCGCCCGTGCGGTCGGGTTCGCGCAGCTCGCCCAGCGCCCGCCGCTTACCACCACCGAGGCCCGTCGACTGCTCGGTCGGTAG
- the ygfZ gene encoding CAF17-like 4Fe-4S cluster assembly/insertion protein YgfZ yields MIDIAGAVAVEAIDEASRDQPDAEHRAAGVRGVAAHYGDPMREQRTLATGVGLVDRSHRGVVAVAGPERIGWLHTLTSQHLAALGPGQGTELLVLSPHGHVEQHAMVAEDGGTTWLDTEPGMTAGLLTYLEKMRFFSQVEPRDATTDHALLTLVGPQATDAVAALGVTGLTAPEVLAVPGPKFRSGELPPRPTIGYDVQPLPGGGWARRVPLGVDLLVPRPALDQVAAELRDSGVPAAGLWAYEAVRVAARRARVGVDTDHRTIPAEAGLIAPAVHLDKGCYRGQETVARVHNLGRPPRRLVLLHLDGVTTDQLPAAGTPVTLDGRTVGFVGTAVHHFELGQVALAVVKRNLPDDARLSVGETAAAIDPE; encoded by the coding sequence ATGATCGACATCGCGGGAGCGGTGGCCGTCGAGGCGATCGACGAGGCCAGCCGGGACCAGCCGGACGCCGAGCACCGGGCGGCCGGGGTCCGGGGGGTCGCCGCGCACTACGGCGACCCGATGCGCGAGCAGCGCACCCTGGCCACCGGGGTCGGTCTGGTGGACCGCTCGCACCGGGGGGTCGTCGCCGTCGCCGGCCCGGAGCGGATCGGCTGGCTGCACACCCTGACCAGCCAGCACCTCGCCGCGCTCGGCCCCGGGCAGGGCACCGAGCTGCTGGTGCTCAGCCCGCACGGGCACGTCGAGCAGCACGCGATGGTCGCCGAGGACGGCGGGACCACCTGGCTGGACACCGAGCCGGGGATGACCGCCGGCCTGCTGACCTACCTGGAGAAGATGCGGTTCTTCAGCCAGGTCGAACCGCGTGACGCCACCACCGACCACGCGCTGCTGACGCTGGTCGGGCCGCAGGCCACCGACGCCGTCGCGGCGCTCGGCGTCACCGGCCTGACCGCGCCCGAGGTGCTCGCGGTGCCGGGTCCGAAGTTCCGCTCCGGCGAGCTGCCCCCCCGACCCACCATCGGGTACGACGTGCAGCCGCTGCCCGGTGGCGGGTGGGCCCGACGGGTGCCGCTCGGCGTGGACCTGCTGGTGCCCCGGCCGGCCCTGGACCAGGTCGCCGCCGAGCTGCGCGACAGCGGGGTCCCGGCGGCCGGGCTGTGGGCGTACGAGGCGGTGCGGGTGGCTGCCCGACGGGCCCGGGTCGGGGTGGACACCGACCACCGGACGATCCCCGCCGAGGCGGGCCTGATCGCCCCGGCCGTGCACCTGGACAAGGGCTGTTACCGGGGGCAGGAGACGGTCGCCCGGGTGCACAACCTGGGTAGGCCTCCGCGTCGGCTCGTCCTGCTGCACCTGGACGGGGTGACCACCGACCAACTGCCGGCGGCCGGCACCCCGGTCACCCTGGACGGCCGGACTGTCGGTTTCGTCGGCACCGCCGTGCACCACTTCGAGCTGGGTCAGGTCGCCCTCGCCGTGGTCAAGCGCAACCTCCCCGACGACGCCCGGTTGTCAGTGGGCGAGACCGCCGCCGCCATCGACCCGGAGTAA